The following proteins come from a genomic window of Streptomyces sp. ALI-76-A:
- a CDS encoding NAD(P)-dependent alcohol dehydrogenase — protein MKAVQYRTVGGAPEVVEVPVPEPGPGQVLLKVTAAGLCHSDLAVMSWPEEQFPYALPMTLGHEGVGTVAALGVGVAGVAEGDEVAVYGPWGCGRCRMCAEGRENCCPHAAGLGIMPPGLGSPGALAEYLVVDSPRHLVPLNGLDPVQAAPLTDAGLTPYHAIRALLPKLVPGSTAVVIGVGGLGHIAVQLLRALSPTRVVALDVSKEKLELARAVGAHETLRSDDGAAARVRELTGGVGAEVVLDFVGAGATLAVAAASVAVAGDVTVVGIGGGTLAVGFGGGLPFEVSASAPYWGSRPELIEVVDLARQGLVSSHVETFPIEDAPLAYERLHAGDINGRAVVLPHG, from the coding sequence ATGAAGGCGGTCCAGTACCGGACGGTGGGCGGCGCGCCCGAGGTCGTCGAGGTGCCCGTACCCGAGCCGGGCCCCGGCCAGGTGCTGCTGAAGGTGACGGCCGCGGGGCTGTGCCACTCCGACCTGGCGGTCATGAGCTGGCCCGAGGAACAGTTCCCCTACGCGTTGCCGATGACGCTCGGGCACGAGGGCGTCGGGACCGTCGCCGCTCTGGGCGTCGGGGTCGCCGGGGTGGCGGAGGGCGACGAGGTGGCGGTCTACGGCCCGTGGGGCTGTGGCCGCTGCCGCATGTGCGCCGAGGGCCGGGAGAACTGCTGCCCGCACGCCGCGGGGCTCGGCATCATGCCGCCCGGGCTCGGCTCTCCGGGCGCTCTCGCCGAGTACCTGGTGGTGGACTCACCGCGCCATCTGGTGCCGCTGAACGGCCTGGACCCGGTCCAGGCCGCACCGCTCACCGACGCCGGCCTGACGCCGTACCACGCGATCCGCGCCCTGCTGCCCAAGCTCGTGCCGGGCAGTACGGCGGTGGTGATCGGTGTCGGCGGCCTCGGCCATATCGCGGTCCAGCTGCTGCGCGCCCTGTCGCCGACCCGGGTGGTCGCGCTCGACGTGAGCAAGGAGAAGCTGGAACTCGCGCGTGCCGTGGGCGCCCACGAGACGCTCCGGTCCGACGACGGGGCGGCGGCGCGGGTGCGGGAGCTGACCGGCGGGGTGGGGGCGGAGGTGGTGCTGGACTTCGTGGGGGCCGGGGCGACCCTCGCGGTGGCGGCGGCGTCGGTGGCGGTCGCCGGGGACGTGACCGTCGTCGGGATCGGCGGGGGCACGCTGGCGGTGGGGTTCGGCGGGGGGCTGCCGTTCGAGGTGTCCGCGTCGGCCCCCTACTGGGGCAGCCGTCCCGAACTCATCGAGGTCGTCGACCTCGCACGGCAGGGCCTCGTCTCCTCCCACGTCGAGACCTTCCCGATCGAGGATGCCCCGCTGGCCTACGAGCGCCTGCACGCGGGCGACATCAACGGCCGTGCGGTGGTGCTGCCGCACGGGTGA
- a CDS encoding SDR family oxidoreductase, with amino-acid sequence MDLGLTGANALVTGASRGIGRAIAGTLAAEGCALALCARGEEALAKAAAELRAEGATVFAEPVDVTDPAALAGFVERAAGELGGLDLLVSNVSAGNVKGPESWEASLRGDLMPFAGLVEAAMPYLEASERAAVVAIGTTNASDTARPAGANSYSALKAAVVQHASALAHALAPKGIRVNTVSPGPIDFPGGAWETIRTSRPEVYEEVLAKLPIGRYGSAEDVAAAVAFLLGRTGSFCVGVNLVVDGGLLTRVQY; translated from the coding sequence ATGGATCTGGGACTGACAGGTGCGAACGCGCTGGTGACCGGCGCGAGCCGGGGCATCGGCCGGGCGATCGCGGGGACGCTGGCCGCCGAGGGCTGCGCGCTGGCGCTGTGCGCCCGGGGCGAGGAGGCCCTCGCCAAGGCCGCCGCCGAACTGCGTGCCGAGGGAGCGACCGTGTTCGCCGAGCCGGTCGACGTGACCGACCCGGCGGCGCTGGCGGGCTTCGTGGAGCGGGCGGCCGGTGAGCTGGGCGGCTTGGACCTGCTGGTGTCCAACGTCTCGGCGGGCAACGTCAAGGGGCCCGAGTCGTGGGAGGCCAGCCTGCGCGGTGACCTGATGCCGTTCGCGGGACTCGTCGAGGCGGCCATGCCCTACCTGGAGGCCTCCGAGAGGGCCGCCGTGGTGGCCATCGGCACCACCAACGCCTCCGACACCGCCCGCCCGGCCGGGGCCAACTCGTACTCCGCCCTGAAGGCCGCCGTCGTCCAGCACGCCTCCGCCCTCGCCCACGCGCTCGCCCCGAAGGGCATCCGGGTCAACACCGTCTCGCCCGGCCCCATCGACTTCCCCGGCGGCGCCTGGGAGACCATCCGCACCAGCCGCCCCGAGGTCTACGAGGAGGTCCTCGCCAAGCTGCCCATCGGCCGCTACGGCAGCGCGGAGGACGTGGCCGCCGCGGTGGCGTTCCTGCTGGGCCGCACCGGCTCCTTCTGCGTCGGCGTCAACCTCGTGGTGGACGGCGGGCTGCTCACCCGCGTCCAGTACTGA
- a CDS encoding ThuA domain-containing protein: MAGPAGRLDAVLVCGGKWHDFDYARLRLLDLLDGHPQVRTRVYEDYDCLPALDRADLLVTYTCDVRPRPAQRAALARFVERGGRWLALHGTNAVIEGPADGGTRVFTTPRLLGELAGVLGSQFLAHPPIEPYEVRVTRPGHPLVEGVQPFTVTDELYVCELHGELEVLLHAEYTGPCRGFDEGGTAAADEAARPVLYLKRHGVGEVCYFTLGHCRGRYDVQDLGVDDTGRVDRGPWQTPEFLTVLGRCVERMVDERVLP, translated from the coding sequence GTGGCGGGCCCGGCCGGCCGCCTGGACGCCGTACTGGTCTGCGGCGGCAAGTGGCACGACTTCGACTACGCGCGGCTGCGGCTGCTGGACCTGTTGGACGGCCATCCCCAGGTCCGCACCCGGGTCTACGAGGACTACGACTGCCTGCCCGCACTGGACCGGGCGGACCTGCTGGTGACCTACACCTGCGATGTACGGCCCCGTCCCGCCCAGCGGGCCGCGCTGGCCCGGTTCGTCGAGCGGGGCGGGCGCTGGCTCGCCCTGCACGGCACCAACGCGGTGATCGAGGGGCCGGCCGACGGCGGGACCCGGGTGTTCACCACCCCGCGGCTGCTCGGTGAGCTGGCCGGCGTGCTCGGCAGCCAGTTCCTCGCCCACCCGCCGATCGAACCGTACGAGGTGCGGGTGACGCGGCCCGGCCACCCGCTGGTCGAGGGTGTCCAGCCGTTCACGGTGACCGACGAGTTGTACGTGTGTGAGCTGCACGGGGAGCTGGAGGTGCTGCTGCACGCCGAGTACACGGGGCCGTGCCGCGGGTTCGACGAGGGCGGCACGGCGGCGGCCGACGAGGCGGCCCGTCCGGTGCTCTACCTGAAGCGGCACGGGGTGGGCGAGGTCTGTTACTTCACTCTCGGGCATTGCCGTGGCCGGTACGACGTGCAGGACCTGGGCGTGGACGACACCGGGCGGGTGGACCGGGGGCCCTGGCAGACACCGGAGTTCCTCACGGTGCTGGGGCGCTGCGTGGAGCGGATGGTGGACGAGCGGGTGCTGCCCTAG